The nucleotide window GAAATCAGCAACCCGAACTTCCACGGTTGCCTGGACACGAAGGCGTAAGCACGTCGAAGGGCAGTGACGAAAAGGGCCGCGCATTCGCGCGGCCCTTTTCTTTTGCACACTCTAATGAACACTCTAGCGCGCCGGCTTCGGCGCCCCTTCGAGCTGCGCCAGCGCGCTGCGCGCAGCTTCATCATTCGGAGCCACGCTGACGACGCGCCGCAACAGGCGCAGCGCCTCCTCGCGATCGCCGCGCTGCGCTTTGGTGATGCCAAGCCACGTCATCGGTCGTGGATCGTTCGGCGCGGCCCGGAGCGCGGCGGTGAGATACATGTCAGCTTCCGGCAGATGGCGCGACACGAGCATCGCCCGCCCGGCGAAGACCGCGGTACCGACGTCCGCGCCGCGCATCGACACGGCGCGCGCCGCCAGCTGCGAGGCATCGGCGAACCGTCCCGCCTGCGCGAGCGCCAGGCTCTCGACCGCGACGTCGAACGCCGCCGCACTGGAGTCGGCCGCGACGCGCTCGAGGTAGGGAAGCGCCTCGGCGCCGCGGTTCTGCTCCACGAGCGCGCCGCCGAGGTAGCGCATGGCGTCGACGCGCGACGAATCGAGCGCGATCGCGCGAACGAGCGGCGCGACCGCGGAGTCGACTCGCCCCGACGTGAGATACGCCGAGCCGAGGTCGACGTACGCGTCCGCGCCGGGGTCGGCGCGCACGACTCGCTGGAGCAACGGAATGGCCTTCTCCGGGTCGCCCTGCGCGATGAGAACTTTTGAATAGCGGGCAGTCGCCGCTTCGTCGTCGGGCGACGTGCGCAGCGCGCGCTCGAGGAGCCCTCGTGCCGCGGCGAGATCGTTGTGCTCGATCGCGATCGACGCGGCGCGCACCAGCGACGGCGTGTACGCCGAATCGACCGCAAGCGCGATTCGGAGCACACTGTCCGCGGCACGCAGGTCCGGCGGATCGGTGCGCATGTACGCGGCGGCGAGATTGTCGTATGCGCGTACGTTCCGCGGCCGCTTGTGGATGGTGTCGCGCCAGAGCGCGACCGGTTCGGCGTAGAGCGCGCTTCGCTGGAAGGTGATCGTCGCGAAGGCCGCGACGAGCAGCGCGAGAAGAGCGGCCGGCGCCGCGCGCGGAAGGCGATTCATCCACGGCAGTCGCTGCATTCGCCGCGCGAGCGCGACGACCGCCACGACGATCACGAGAATCACCGGCGCGAGGGCCAGATAGATGCGACGTTCCGCGGCGATCTCCGTGTAGATCGGAACGATGCTCGACGACGGCGCGAGCACGAGAAAGAACCACGTGCCGAAGAATGCGAGCCAGCGCGTCGTGGATTTGATCCACGCGACGATGACGCCTGCCGCGAACGCGACGAGAAGCACGGGGCCGGGAATGCCCGCGGTTCCGGCGACCGGCGTCGTCCCATAGTCAAGTGTAAGTCCAGTAGGCCAGATGGCGAGCCGGAGATAGTGCGCCACCGCCCATGCCTGCGAGTACAGATAGCGGTACCACGGAATCGGCCCGCCGAATCCGGCAGACGTCGATCGCCCTCCGGTGACGACGAGCGCGATGCAGATGCCTGCTGACACGAACAACCCAGCATAAAGCGCGCGACGTAGCGAGCTCGTCTGTTCGCCAAAGGATCGCCACCAAAGCTTGAAGAATGCGACGTCGAACAACAACACCGCGACGGGCGCCGTGATCATGACTTCCTTCGACGCCATGCCGATCGCGCTCGATG belongs to Gemmatimonadaceae bacterium and includes:
- a CDS encoding tetratricopeptide repeat protein; amino-acid sequence: MAHRPAVLGPAVLGVILAIVAVLAFAPAVAAPFDFDDFPAIVNNPTIRSAWPPSALIHTPPLGTPASGRPVANYSFALNYAANRALGISQTLIAPSPRAPVGYHVVNVALHLGTALLLYLFLSAALRLDGVTPLIRQRATLVAMATTAIWLVHPLQTEAVDYISQRTELLVSACYLTTLWAALRSRLAEHDSRGRAGRWAVLAVASSAIGMASKEVMITAPVAVLLFDVAFFKLWWRSFGEQTSSLRRALYAGLFVSAGICIALVVTGGRSTSAGFGGPIPWYRYLYSQAWAVAHYLRLAIWPTGLTLDYGTTPVAGTAGIPGPVLLVAFAAGVIVAWIKSTTRWLAFFGTWFFLVLAPSSSIVPIYTEIAAERRIYLALAPVILVIVVAVVALARRMQRLPWMNRLPRAAPAALLALLVAAFATITFQRSALYAEPVALWRDTIHKRPRNVRAYDNLAAAYMRTDPPDLRAADSVLRIALAVDSAYTPSLVRAASIAIEHNDLAAARGLLERALRTSPDDEAATARYSKVLIAQGDPEKAIPLLQRVVRADPGADAYVDLGSAYLTSGRVDSAVAPLVRAIALDSSRVDAMRYLGGALVEQNRGAEALPYLERVAADSSAAAFDVAVESLALAQAGRFADASQLAARAVSMRGADVGTAVFAGRAMLVSRHLPEADMYLTAALRAAPNDPRPMTWLGITKAQRGDREEALRLLRRVVSVAPNDEAARSALAQLEGAPKPAR